A window of Salvia splendens isolate huo1 chromosome 8, SspV2, whole genome shotgun sequence genomic DNA:
CTGCCGGGTGTCCGGGTGGGTGGGCACGGGAATACACGACAACATAGGTTGTCGCAGCCGTAACCTGAGTATGCAGTACTAGAGCCCTCGAATCCGGAATATGATCCCCTAGGTTGGTCTGTCTACCCAAGGTCACAGTCTCAGTTGAGTGGTGCAAGACACGAGCCCTCGCAATGGGGAGCATGATCATCATGTGATTCATTCTTTGGCGGTGGGTCTGATTGGGATGCAGCTCTAGCAGGACGTGATCCATACTTCCAGAATTATCAATTTGTGGATCCTGTGGGGGAACAAGAGGGTCAGGAAGAAGAGGGCCaagaagaagagggcggggAAGAAGATGATTAAGTAATGTTTCGACCCCCGACCTAGGGATCCTCACGACCAACTGTGAAGAGCTCATCAATTAAGATTGGGAAGGCTATGCACAATGTATTCAGAGGATTTTCAACAAGGAAGAACAAAGGGAAAGCTCCAACAAGTTCACGCCTTCGGGGAAATAGGTTTTGGTCATATGTtggtatttgtttatattgAAACAGGTTTTGGTAATATGGTTATATTTGAACATTGTTGATGGGTTGAAACAGGTTTCGGGCATATGTtggtatttgtttatattgACACAGGTTTTGGTCACATATTTAAGGTGAAACAATATTCATCTGACATAACAACCGTCAACAAAAGtcaataaaaatcataataactgTCCTAATACAAATCATAATAACTTTCGACAACATCTCACAAATGTTGATACATAAACATAGTAACTGTCAAATAAGATCCATCAAATATGCCCCAAACACAAATATCAACATCATACATCCTCGAAGCCATGCCCTCTGTTGTCAACAGTTCCTGCAATTcaacaaaaatgtcaatacaaaacATAACAGATCTCCAATACACAACTCAATAGCAAATATATACCACGAAGTTACTGAATAGCATCGGCTGAGCAATTTCTTCGGTCATGCCCCTCTATCCCGCAATTTCTGCAACGGCGGGGAGCTCTAGGTTCATCTTCCTCGcggacatccatttgattaagTATCCCCATTCTTCTAACTCGGCCACGCGTTCTATGAATCAACTGCTGAGGGGTGATGCACAATTTCCATGAAGGTTCAACCCAATAATCTTCGTGTCTTGGTGCATCAAATGAAATTTGACCATAGTACTGTGATCTCCATTTACTTAGGTAGTAGCACTCATCTATGAGGTCAATCATAACGTGACCTTCTGGAACGCATGTATTGCAGGCCCAAATGCCAAGAAAACATATTTGAACAACATTGTACGCCTCTGACTCAACATCTCGTTGtgcttccactcaacaattgtgcccAGATTCCGTGACTGGAGTTCaaacatgtagcttggcaactgcctaaatgattcctcccatccaccatatacaaactctatagcctttctctttgcataccatgtcttcttataactgattaacacaccaaatctgtcttgaacatcagctattattgagaagaccttgaaatcggcacattgtcgcacatgatgtcgAATCAACATAGCAATCATTGccgatgaaaagttagcatgatctctGTTAGCACAATGGCCTACACAAGTATGTCGATTCTTCCACTTCTTAACTTCCCACATATCGTCATGCGAACTTTGTGTAACTGAAACCTCCCACTTACATTCCCTCGCCTTTTCAACGtcggtggtgctgatgatgcctgCCCCTGTTGCTGTCGTTCCTGTTGGAAATTTGCATacggcatgccaccttcttaatttgctctcgacgaccttaaattgttttttattccacaaactccacatagttatagcagtcttcacatgtAGCTTGGAATtaaattttgttcccaacacaatccgatgcggCTCTTTCTCATCCCAATACAAAAGGTTGTGTTCATTATCAACAACATCATCAGATACTCCAGACggacgacttggtaattcacgaaagaatctaaaccccctaggattgtattccggaagtggttgttcaccttgcataacaggtttacatgctactatctcatcatcagaactaccatcaacatcatcagcaccatcaccatcactaaGATCGGGGTCTAGCTCTGTCTCAGATAGTGGCGCTGGCTCAACAAGATCATCTGCAACATGtacctcatcattcaatccaccaccaacatcagcaacatctacaacatctatCTGCTCATTCGTACTACGATAAAAGCTCATATGCTCCAtcctcgcagatgatccaataccacaGTCAAATCTCATTTGTTCaaccctcgcagatgatccaataccataATCTACAACTGGTGGATTTCTGAACTCCTCACaggtgaatactcaacaaataattcaatacacccacttaaattttgagcattgttgaacataaacctcacactttcatcattgcaaatcacagaacatgtataactcataccggaagcaaagactatacattgtctccataataattcaattgtgtgttggttcatatctattctcatcgcatcacagatcattgctaccaattcagaataagaaacacatgaatttaatatgatggagctcctcgcacgaggtggttcataaccaatacccatatgtggtagttgaactactctaccatcccaatacaaactcacaaatacttgcatgatttctgcatcaaaaacatttcaaaaaacaacaattatggacatttttcctacaagccctaatttaataaattgggtaaaacaaacaaatgaaagcaaaataaacatgaataatgatgaatgtacctaaattgaagaacaattaccggatcttatggagaaaACGTTGGAAATTGCCGAAAATCGAGAGAGGAATTGAAAGTGTATTCTGTACGCTACTTCTGCCTTACGTGGTCTGTTAAACCTGactgaaagacgcataagggttatgcgtcattacactaagacgcataatggttatgcgtctttatcgacgcataatggttgtgcgtcATTATCCAAAGAAGCACaagggttgtgcgtttcattaataaagacgcataacggttatgcgtcactccctaagTCGGAAGACAACTACACTCTTtcattaaaatgaaattttattactagcctagaacaaaaatagaaagaactcTTTGCAGCGGAGAATAAGCTAGGCGAAGGTGGTTTTGGTAGCGTATACAAAGGCTTCTTGCCAGCAATGAATATTTGGATTGCGGTGAAAAAGGTGTCTGAGGGCTCGAAGCAAGGCCGGAAAGAGTACGAATCGGAAGTGAAGATCATCAGCCAGATGAGGCACAAGAACCTTGTGGAACTCATGGGGTGGTGCCATAGAAGCGCGGAGCTTCTACTAGTCAACGAGTTCATGCCCAACGGGAGCTTGGACTATCATTTGTTCAAAAACGAATCATCCGTCCTTACATTCGAAAAGAGGTACAGAATTGCAGAAGGGGTAGCTTCTGCAATTTTGTACCTCCATGAAGTCCAGTCAAGGAAATACGTGGTCCACAGGGATGTCAAAGTGAGCAACGTGATGCTCGATCACAACTTCAACGCGAAGCTCGGGGACTTTGGATTAGCCCGCCTCGTTGATCATGATAAAGACCTCCATTCCACCGTTCCTGCAGGGACCATCGGGTACATTGCGCCCGAGTACTCGGCCACGGGCAAGGCGAGCAAGGAAACAGACATCTTCAGCTTCGGGATCGTGTTGCTCGAAACAGCCTGTGGGAGGAAGCCGGTGGATCACAGGCTCCCCGGAGAAAAAGTGTTGTTGATGGAGTGGGTGTGGGGCCTGTACGAGTCCGGGAAGGTGCTCGATGCAGCGGATCCGAGGCTTTGCTTTTCGAGACTTGAGGTGCAGAAGATAGAGCGGTTGATGGTGGTGGGGTTGTGGTGTGTGCATCCGCGGAGCGGGAGGAGGCCGACGATAAGGCAGGTGGTGCGGGCGCTTACGTCCGAGGATCCGCTGCCGAGCCTGCCTCTAGCAATGCCGAAGGCTGTTTATGATGATAACGCTGCTTCGGCATCGGCATCGGCATTGCCATCTCAAGTAGCTACCACGAATTCGAGTAGTCATGTGGTTATCAGAGGTTCTTCGAGTTTAACCATATCTTCTGGAGGTTTTGCCTCCGATTTGTTGCCCAGTTAGTAATTGAGAGCCTTCACTGTTGTCAAAATAACTACTGGTGATGGATTGTCAATTTATTTAGCCTcttgtttttgttatttttcttgttttgtgtttttttttcctttttcatttcaTCTTCGTGCCTAAATTTGTGTTGGTGCGATGACAAGTTCTGCTCTAATTTTATTCCTTTAAGAATGAGAATTCTTGAGATGAAGAACTATTGATGCGTGTATAATACTCtttccgtcccaactaagttgagttacgttcctttttgggatgtcgcaactaagttgagtcatttatcCTTTTGACGAAAAACAAATAATCTAAtaactcttactttatttaatcatctactttactctctttatctttcctagtTTATTCATCTTTCCTACTTTTCAATagaatttcttaatcttcgtacCCAAAAGTTATGTCTCAGCTTAGGTGAGACGGATAGAGTAATATATGGAGTCGGGAGAGgaatatatctatatatatatatatatatataacatatataaaaggagattttTTAGATTAAAACCCGGATTCAGTGAACGATgacttgacataactttattgatgaaaatatttttggtatgagttcactgagtacaTCATACATACTCAAGTACTCATCcctgaaaatattaaaattgttttttaataTTGTAGAGATTTCCACAATATGCATTCACCATAACTTATACCTTATGTGAGGTTGTATTTTATGTGAGCACCAAAAGTGATTATGAAATGGCGATATCCTTTTAAGAACTCTAATACTACTTAAGAAGGAAGAGAGAGGTTGTACTGTACTGTTTGTCGCCAATTTGGCAATGGATACAGTGCTTATGCTTCTCTTGATGGAAGTGGAAACCTCAAGGATTTTGCTTTTAAGGAGCATCGCGCTTCTGACTATCGTAACAATTCACCGAAGAATAAAGCAAAAGGAAAGTCACTCTCTTCGGtgggaatggaatggaatgtcTTTGATTAATGGAATTggtttttatagaagatttTTGTAACTTTTggcattctttttcttttttatgacAGTATCATTTATTCTAAAACTTTTCCACTTCATCTCATatattaccatttataataaGATTATAATAAAtctttcaaaataattttttttacatttacgTGGCTTTTCAAATTGGACCCTCTTCAAAGATTTATTATAATCTTTCATCTTCgcccacttgatcagtttgctAAGCTTTTTGGCCATTTTTTTTTGCGCCCGCTTGACCAAGGAACACCACTGCTCGGCCAACCTGCTATTCTGCACACTAAAAACTCCACTTTTCTCGCATTATCTCCCCAAATCAGTATATCAACCACCAATAAAACtgtgcatgaaacgagccttattaaactgctcacacttaaaccatgtttgtcttcaagtatgaaagaacaagaaaaagaatgaaGGCAAGTTACATGCATGGTACCGACACTTAAGAAAACTAAAACAACTTAGACTGACTAGACAAGACTCaacaagaaaaacaaattcaaaaacACATACAAAAGAAAACACTTAACACAGATTCATATACACATGCATAAAACTGGCTTAATTCCTAGCAACGTTCCCCACAAGATCAAGATCATTCAATTGTTTGCAGTCTCAAATTCCTCCTTCCCCCTTGTTCAGCTTGATGAattgtcagtttgtcaagatagccacaattttgaccaactgttggattaactcagtcactcattcctaaCCAGAGTAAAAGggattcaaaacatcattgtaAAAAATGGTCATAATTCAGCGGAGTGTTCAAGAGAAAAAGTGACtccatgtgtgaagacacgatgACCCTcgaaattcaaaataaaaaccaACAAGTCTTTCAGGTTCGACTCAACACCACCCAAAGCTCGtcatcgctcaacctgcaaataaagaaaacatatgtagggctgagtactataaaatactcagtgaacttatgccgaaaacacatttatcaaaatatttatcatgccatcgGGTTTTTgttttagaaaggcccgaggtcCCAAAATCATTTCACCATTCAAAATCACAGTCGGTAGACCAATTTTCCATTAAAGTCAACCATATATATGCATACATGACATGAAATGTGGCCACactccaagtcactagacccaCCAACTAAACATGGCGCACAATCTACCATAGATGTACACTAATGCAAGTATGGTTTGTGGCCTTACAATGATTTGAATTCGATTTAAACAATACATGGcaaagccacttcagataggtacTGTCAAAAACCAAAATACAGCATGATAGACATATTCTCAATTTATATTctcatcaataaaataattagggCATTTTCCTTGtttaaaagaaagctcacctcgagtgcttaatcctCGATTAAATTCTTTTCCTTACTATCTCGGCTCGTTAGCGAGGATtcacctttagaatttaaagTAATGCATAGATCAACACAGGGAatcaattataataaataagatACATGCATCCAATGACTTCCATTATTTTCTCGGTCAAGATTATGAATATCTACCAACTAGAAACTTAGTTATTTCGATTAATTTCGGCCGCCCAAGGCATCGCGGTGACGCCGGTTGGCCGTTGACGTCTCCAACGTATTTGCGAAAAGATAACTCGGCTCACAAGGATTTAATTAACTCCATTCCAATCCATaagtaaatattttaaaacatcCTCCTTGCCCAAAGAATAAAACAACCACTCTCGGTCCAAATCGAAAAGAAACATCCCAATCCCCAAATCTACTAAAACATAACCCATTTGaagaataaagaaaatataaaatatactccttttcccaacaaatacatacacacacacacgtaTTCTCACACACTTCCATTTTGAATCACGTTGGCCCAAGATCCTAATGAAATACTGGCTCATGCTATTTTTGCATTTAAAATGTCACCCACAAGTATGTAGCACGTGGCAAGTTAAATTATCAATCCACAAGGACTAAAATGCTAGAATGATTATTGTGATGCAATGTTGAAAACTATTTAGTCTAACTAAGAACAAAGAAGTAGATAAAGACAATTAACtaaataaagcaaataaaatatgGTTTTCATATAAATTGGGAAAAGATAGGGAAATGGATCTGTTAGAATGGATCAAGGATGTCACCTACAAGTCATGCTCATCTATTAGGCCTCAATTGTGGTTAGGAAAGTCGGGATTATTAGTTAgaccctctctcgagtgcatcTAACGTGTTGATCGACCTCTAATGTCGGAGTCTCTTCCTCATACTTTGAGAACGCCTCCCTAATTCTAGGGACTCAATCCCTC
This region includes:
- the LOC121745945 gene encoding L-type lectin-domain containing receptor kinase IX.1-like codes for the protein MSKSLCIFLFLTLFANATFSLSFDMSPITKSDGGHLNLTGDTYITEEGIQVTTNERDQARGGRVGRATYSELLHLWDKASQQMADFSTHFSFVIDSSGSYNFGDDLAFFLAPYGSTIKPWESGSGLSLGLDNATSLSVLDTFVAVQFDTYPNPVIDLPYDGRFFIPHVGIDIGTDTKTWYNNISAGWQNDAWIHYNSSTNLLKVIFTGNNSGIFRRDDLLYVVDLRNHLSEYVTVGFTAATGASFKQNNVKSWNFSSTVLASDKLKQEKKGSEEEHHMYKGLDLEEQQLDNEFKICNGPKKFSYRELVDATNDFAKELFAAENKLGEGGFGSVYKGFLPAMNIWIAVKKVSEGSKQGRKEYESEVKIISQMRHKNLVELMGWCHRSAELLLVNEFMPNGSLDYHLFKNESSVLTFEKRYRIAEGVASAILYLHEVQSRKYVVHRDVKVSNVMLDHNFNAKLGDFGLARLVDHDKDLHSTVPAGTIGYIAPEYSATGKASKETDIFSFGIVLLETACGRKPVDHRLPGEKVLLMEWVWGLYESGKVLDAADPRLCFSRLEVQKIERLMVVGLWCVHPRSGRRPTIRQVVRALTSEDPLPSLPLAMPKAVYDDNAASASASALPSQVATTNSSSHVVIRGSSSLTISSGGFASDLLPS